The proteins below come from a single Desulfitobacterium metallireducens DSM 15288 genomic window:
- a CDS encoding MOSC domain-containing protein: MAKIIAVCTSERKGMRKKNVGEGTLKVKFGIEGDAHGGDWHRQVSLLAMESIKKMQDKGLDVGPGDFAENLTTEGIDLVSLPIGTKLKIGDAGVGEVTQIGKECHAKCAIYYQAGDCVMPKEGIFIKVLEGGQVRVGDSIEVMN, translated from the coding sequence ATGGCTAAAATTATTGCAGTATGTACCAGCGAACGTAAAGGTATGCGTAAGAAAAACGTAGGTGAAGGAACTTTAAAAGTGAAATTCGGAATCGAAGGGGATGCCCATGGTGGGGATTGGCATCGCCAAGTGAGTTTGCTCGCGATGGAAAGCATTAAAAAGATGCAGGACAAAGGACTGGATGTAGGTCCTGGCGATTTTGCAGAGAATTTAACCACAGAAGGAATTGATCTAGTGAGCTTACCCATTGGCACAAAACTTAAAATCGGCGATGCGGGTGTAGGTGAAGTGACTCAGATCGGTAAGGAATGTCATGCCAAATGTGCGATCTATTATCAAGCTGGAGATTGCGTAATGCCTAAAGAAGGAATTTTTATCAAGGTCTTAGAGGGAGGCCAAGTACGGGTGGGAGATAGTATTGAGGTGATGAATTGA
- a CDS encoding phytoene desaturase family protein, translated as MAKKILIIGAGIGGLSAGCYGQMNGYDTEIYEMHDIPGGLCTSWSRKGYTIDGSIYYLLGSNASNPIYDYWTEVGAFQDKELIQHDEFYRVEGEDGRTCILYSDLHRLEEHLLSLSPLDKDLIQEMIRVALLFTTIPNPTEKPYDLYSWLDWLKMFYKLHPYFKDFQKYAQITLGDFADQFRDPLIRETLKCFPPTYQGMSLFFCTLASYHNQDAGYPLGGSREFSKSIAKHYTDLGGKLHYKAKVDRVLVKNNQAVGIRLSDGTEVCGDYILPAINSYSTMFDLLGGRYVNQKLKGYYETLPTLTNVQVALGVDYDLSQEPHFLGVKLPEPVTLGGMTIQYVFLKHYGYDTSLSPSGKSLVLSFFEASYDYWKNLADNPEAYAAEKKKFSDLVIQALNQKYPVCKGNIEMVDVATPLTYVRYTDTWKGAYMSWIEMTKTGFLRVSRTLPGLENLYMLSQWTNPPGGLPSALVSGRWAIQILCKKDKKAFTTTKTK; from the coding sequence TTGGCTAAGAAAATTCTTATTATCGGAGCGGGAATCGGAGGCTTGTCGGCGGGATGTTACGGACAAATGAACGGTTACGACACAGAGATTTACGAAATGCATGATATCCCCGGCGGGCTATGTACTTCGTGGTCAAGAAAGGGCTATACCATCGACGGTTCAATCTATTATCTGTTGGGGTCTAACGCGAGTAACCCCATTTATGATTACTGGACGGAAGTCGGGGCTTTTCAAGATAAGGAATTGATTCAGCACGATGAATTTTACCGAGTTGAGGGAGAAGATGGTCGCACCTGTATTCTGTATAGCGATTTACACCGTTTGGAAGAACATTTGTTATCACTATCCCCTTTGGACAAAGATCTGATTCAAGAAATGATCCGAGTCGCTCTTTTGTTTACGACCATCCCAAATCCGACCGAAAAACCCTATGATCTCTATTCTTGGCTAGACTGGCTAAAAATGTTCTACAAACTCCACCCCTATTTTAAGGATTTTCAAAAATATGCCCAAATTACTTTAGGTGATTTTGCCGATCAATTTAGGGATCCCCTCATCCGTGAAACCTTGAAGTGTTTTCCTCCAACTTATCAGGGAATGTCTCTGTTCTTTTGCACTTTAGCGTCTTATCATAATCAGGATGCCGGTTACCCTCTGGGAGGATCTCGGGAGTTTAGCAAGTCCATCGCCAAACACTATACGGATTTAGGCGGAAAGCTCCATTATAAGGCTAAAGTGGATCGAGTTTTGGTCAAGAACAATCAAGCGGTAGGAATCCGGCTCAGTGATGGAACGGAAGTGTGTGGAGATTATATTTTGCCCGCGATAAACAGCTATTCAACCATGTTTGACCTGCTCGGGGGGCGCTATGTTAATCAAAAACTCAAAGGTTATTATGAGACCCTTCCCACGTTGACTAATGTGCAAGTTGCACTCGGTGTCGATTATGACTTAAGTCAAGAACCTCACTTTCTCGGTGTAAAATTGCCCGAACCTGTCACTCTGGGCGGGATGACCATTCAATATGTTTTTTTGAAACATTATGGTTATGACACGTCCCTAAGCCCTTCAGGAAAGTCTTTGGTGCTTTCGTTCTTTGAAGCTTCTTATGATTATTGGAAAAACCTTGCCGATAATCCCGAAGCATATGCTGCGGAGAAAAAGAAGTTTTCTGATTTAGTGATTCAAGCCTTGAATCAGAAATATCCCGTTTGTAAGGGTAACATAGAGATGGTAGATGTTGCTACTCCCTTGACGTATGTCCGTTATACCGATACGTGGAAAGGGGCCTACATGTCCTGGATTGAGATGACAAAAACCGGTTTCCTGCGTGTTTCACGGACATTACCCGGACTTGAAAATCTTTATATGCTTAGTCAGTGGACGAACCCGCCAGGAGGTTTACCTAGTGCTTTAGTATCTGGCCGCTGGGCAATCCAGATTTTGTGTAAGAAAGATAAGAAGGCGTTTACAACTACAAAGACCAAGTAA
- the mobA gene encoding molybdenum cofactor guanylyltransferase encodes MTGIVLAGGKSSRMGKNKAFLEFDGKPLIEKNLAILETLFSEVLISSNTPELYKSYQEKVVQDRYSGSGPFGGLHACLEESRTEYAFFVACDIPILDPALIQYMASLTEGYECVVPRTEDGMHPLFSFYNKSCLPKIEDFLKVGHFKVIDLFPFLSVRYVEEKELARFGDPRLLMCNVNTPEEWSGFQNRFMENVKK; translated from the coding sequence ATGACAGGCATTGTGCTTGCAGGTGGGAAGAGCTCACGCATGGGTAAAAATAAAGCCTTTTTAGAATTTGATGGGAAGCCCTTAATCGAAAAAAATTTAGCTATTCTCGAAACGCTTTTTAGTGAGGTTTTGATAAGTAGTAATACGCCTGAACTTTATAAGAGTTATCAAGAAAAAGTCGTTCAAGATCGATATTCTGGCAGTGGACCCTTTGGGGGGCTTCATGCTTGCTTGGAAGAATCGCGTACCGAGTATGCGTTCTTTGTCGCCTGCGATATCCCAATCTTGGATCCTGCGCTTATTCAATATATGGCCTCCTTGACTGAAGGGTATGAGTGTGTTGTTCCAAGGACAGAGGATGGAATGCATCCCTTGTTTTCTTTCTATAATAAATCATGTCTCCCTAAAATAGAGGATTTTCTGAAAGTAGGGCACTTTAAAGTGATTGACCTATTTCCTTTTTTATCTGTTCGATATGTGGAAGAAAAAGAACTCGCTCGTTTTGGTGACCCTCGGTTGCTGATGTGTAATGTGAATACACCTGAAGAGTGGTCTGGATTTCAAAATAGATTTATGGAAAATGTAAAAAAATAA
- the guaA gene encoding glutamine-hydrolyzing GMP synthase produces MSQELVLVLDFGGQYNQLIARRVREAHVYSEMISYKTPIAEIRARNPKGIIFSGGPASVNQEGAPEVDPAIYDLGIPILGICYGMQLMTIQLGGKVEHPEVREYGKALLQVDEPKGIWEGLGGERQCWMSHGDSVVTLPEGFKVAAHTEHTPVAAMINETRQFYAVQFHPEVKHTPDGQKMLEHFLTDICGCKGDWTMGSFIDTQVKQIREKVGDRRVLCALSGGVDSSVAAVLVHRAIGDQLTCVYVDHGFMRKNESVEVKKIFTEQFHLNLVFVDASERFMSKVEGISDPETKRKNIGNEFIRLFEDEARKLGKIDFLVQGTLYPDIVESGTDTAETIKSHHNVGGLPEDMEFDLIEPLRMLYKDEVREVGAKLGIPDEIVSRQPFPGPGLAIRILGEITLEKLDLLREADAIIIDEVRKAGLYKDIWQTFGVLPSTIKSVGVMGDSRTYAYPIIVRAVTSEDAMTADWARLPYDLMEKISTRIVNEVNGVNRVVYDITSKPPGTIEWE; encoded by the coding sequence ATGTCACAAGAATTAGTACTGGTCTTGGATTTTGGTGGCCAATATAACCAATTGATCGCCCGCAGAGTACGGGAGGCCCATGTATATTCTGAGATGATTTCGTATAAAACTCCCATAGCTGAAATACGTGCTCGAAATCCCAAAGGCATTATCTTTTCGGGTGGCCCTGCTAGCGTAAATCAGGAAGGTGCACCAGAAGTTGATCCGGCGATTTATGATTTAGGAATTCCGATTCTCGGAATTTGTTATGGTATGCAATTGATGACGATTCAACTCGGGGGTAAGGTGGAACATCCAGAGGTTAGAGAATATGGGAAAGCGCTTCTTCAGGTCGATGAACCTAAGGGCATTTGGGAAGGCCTTGGTGGGGAACGTCAGTGTTGGATGAGTCATGGTGATTCAGTTGTGACTTTGCCTGAAGGGTTTAAAGTCGCAGCACATACCGAACATACGCCAGTCGCAGCGATGATCAATGAAACTCGACAGTTCTATGCGGTGCAGTTTCATCCGGAAGTTAAGCATACACCAGACGGACAAAAGATGTTGGAACACTTTTTGACGGATATTTGCGGATGTAAAGGTGATTGGACGATGGGCTCCTTTATCGATACACAAGTTAAACAAATCCGTGAGAAGGTTGGAGATCGTCGTGTGCTTTGCGCTTTGAGCGGTGGAGTGGATTCTTCGGTAGCTGCCGTCCTCGTTCATAGGGCGATTGGGGATCAACTGACCTGTGTCTATGTCGATCATGGTTTTATGCGCAAAAATGAATCGGTTGAAGTGAAAAAGATTTTTACGGAGCAATTTCATTTAAATCTCGTCTTTGTTGATGCTAGTGAGCGGTTTATGAGTAAGGTAGAAGGGATATCTGATCCTGAAACCAAACGTAAGAATATCGGAAACGAGTTTATTCGCCTTTTCGAAGATGAAGCTCGCAAATTGGGCAAAATTGACTTCCTCGTTCAAGGAACGCTCTATCCTGATATCGTCGAAAGCGGTACAGATACCGCAGAGACCATTAAATCGCACCATAATGTCGGTGGACTTCCAGAGGATATGGAGTTCGATCTTATTGAACCTTTACGCATGCTATATAAGGATGAGGTTAGGGAAGTCGGAGCAAAATTAGGAATTCCTGACGAAATTGTCAGCCGCCAACCGTTCCCAGGCCCGGGACTTGCGATCCGGATTTTAGGAGAGATAACTCTGGAAAAATTAGATCTCTTGCGTGAAGCTGATGCCATTATTATCGACGAAGTACGAAAGGCAGGGCTTTATAAGGACATCTGGCAAACCTTCGGGGTTCTACCCTCGACCATCAAAAGCGTAGGCGTTATGGGTGATTCACGCACCTATGCATACCCGATTATCGTTCGTGCAGTAACCAGTGAAGATGCCATGACAGCCGATTGGGCGAGACTGCCGTATGACTTGATGGAGAAGATCTCCACTCGTATTGTCAACGAAGTTAATGGGGTCAACCGTGTCGTCTATGACATCACCTCCAAACCCCCTGGCACGATTGAGTGGGAATAG
- a CDS encoding NYN domain-containing protein gives MKAIAFVDYENIWTGLLDRGYELTPEILMQAIQTYAERNDLSITGIYLYANFDREEFWRTQTSFEKTNVFTRHVFGKNNYANTELRKNAADVELILEAQEILITRTSTFDTFLLFTGDGDFLPLARKIRAWGKDVRVMGVNGSTHHVLQAFGGSNFFEEFLNHELGYKPDQDLERGIQILAQLQLSMAYVASTKARLALTEGLHRSISQVKELIRFALREKVFLEREFSDASLKIGKTKIYLLNLENERVQNVLGDTLSEIRARYVKIGVISS, from the coding sequence TTGAAGGCAATCGCTTTTGTAGATTATGAAAATATCTGGACGGGCTTGTTAGATAGGGGATACGAGTTAACCCCGGAAATTTTGATGCAAGCGATCCAAACCTATGCGGAGAGAAATGATCTCAGTATTACTGGAATTTACCTTTATGCTAACTTTGATCGCGAAGAATTTTGGAGAACCCAGACGTCCTTCGAAAAAACCAACGTTTTTACACGCCATGTGTTTGGTAAAAATAATTATGCAAACACCGAGTTGAGAAAAAATGCTGCCGATGTCGAACTTATTCTTGAGGCTCAAGAAATTTTGATCACCCGGACCTCGACGTTTGATACGTTTCTCCTGTTTACTGGTGATGGTGATTTTTTACCCCTAGCGCGAAAAATCCGAGCATGGGGTAAAGACGTTCGAGTGATGGGCGTCAATGGAAGCACACATCATGTTTTGCAAGCGTTTGGCGGATCAAATTTCTTTGAGGAATTTTTGAACCATGAGCTCGGGTATAAACCAGACCAGGATCTGGAACGAGGAATTCAGATTCTCGCCCAGCTTCAGTTAAGTATGGCTTATGTCGCCTCAACAAAGGCTCGATTAGCGTTGACTGAAGGGCTGCATCGGTCAATATCTCAAGTGAAAGAACTCATTCGATTTGCATTAAGGGAAAAAGTTTTCCTTGAGCGAGAATTTTCAGATGCAAGTCTAAAAATCGGGAAAACCAAAATATATTTGCTCAATCTCGAAAATGAACGCGTTCAGAATGTCCTAGGGGATACCCTGAGCGAAATCCGAGCACGGTATGTCAAGATAGGTGTAATCTCAAGCTAA
- the groL gene encoding chaperonin GroEL (60 kDa chaperone family; promotes refolding of misfolded polypeptides especially under stressful conditions; forms two stacked rings of heptamers to form a barrel-shaped 14mer; ends can be capped by GroES; misfolded proteins enter the barrel where they are refolded when GroES binds), whose translation MAKQIVFNEEARHALERGVNALAEAVRVTLGPKGRNVVLDKKFGSPLITNDGVTIARDIELEDPFENMGAQLVKEVATKTNDVAGDGTTTATVLAQAIIREGLKNVAAGANPMGIKRGIEQAVGVIVEDIKANAKVIENKEAIAQVASISAGDQTIGNLIAEAMEKVGKDGVITVEEAKGMTTELQVVEGMQFDRGYISAYMITDTDKMEAILNDPYILITDKKIGAIADILPVLEKVVQAGRQLLIIAEDIEGEAMATLVVNKLRGTFTCVGVKAPGFGDRRKAMLEDIAVLTGGTVVTEDLGLKLENTTIEMLGRARQVRVTKEETTIVDGSGSTDEIQKRVEAIKKQIEETTSDFDREKLQERLAKLAGGVAVIQVGAATETEMKEKKLRIEDALAATRAAVEEGIVAGGGTTLIDAIQALDSLKSLLGDEKTGVAIIRRSLEEPLRQIANNAGQEGSVVVEKVRTTARGVGFNAVSEQYEDMITAGIVDPAKVTRSALQNAASIAAMLLTTECLVSDLPSKDNGAAAAAMGGMGGMGGMGGMM comes from the coding sequence GTGGCTAAACAAATCGTTTTTAATGAAGAAGCCCGCCATGCTCTTGAACGTGGTGTTAATGCTCTGGCTGAAGCGGTCCGCGTAACGTTAGGACCTAAAGGTCGTAACGTTGTCTTAGATAAAAAATTTGGTTCTCCCCTGATCACCAATGATGGTGTAACAATTGCTCGAGACATTGAGCTGGAAGATCCTTTTGAAAACATGGGAGCTCAACTCGTTAAAGAAGTAGCAACTAAAACGAATGATGTTGCAGGTGACGGAACGACAACAGCAACCGTTCTTGCGCAAGCCATTATTCGCGAAGGTCTGAAAAATGTCGCAGCGGGTGCTAACCCGATGGGTATTAAACGGGGGATTGAACAAGCTGTTGGTGTCATCGTTGAAGATATCAAAGCTAATGCTAAGGTAATTGAAAACAAAGAAGCAATTGCCCAAGTTGCGTCCATTTCTGCTGGAGATCAAACAATTGGTAATTTAATTGCCGAAGCAATGGAAAAAGTCGGTAAGGACGGCGTCATCACCGTTGAAGAAGCTAAAGGAATGACGACTGAACTTCAAGTGGTTGAAGGTATGCAATTTGACCGTGGCTATATCTCTGCTTACATGATTACAGATACCGATAAAATGGAAGCCATTTTGAATGATCCTTACATCTTGATCACAGATAAGAAGATTGGCGCCATTGCCGATATCCTTCCTGTTCTTGAAAAAGTAGTTCAAGCAGGTCGCCAACTTTTGATCATTGCTGAGGATATTGAAGGGGAAGCTATGGCAACTTTAGTTGTCAACAAACTTCGTGGAACCTTCACTTGCGTAGGAGTTAAAGCTCCTGGCTTTGGAGATCGTCGTAAAGCAATGCTCGAAGATATTGCAGTTCTTACAGGGGGTACAGTGGTTACCGAGGATCTCGGTCTTAAACTGGAAAATACTACGATTGAAATGCTTGGACGTGCTCGCCAAGTGCGCGTGACCAAGGAAGAAACCACAATCGTTGATGGCTCTGGAAGTACAGATGAAATTCAAAAACGGGTTGAAGCGATCAAAAAACAAATTGAAGAAACCACTTCTGATTTCGATCGTGAAAAACTCCAAGAACGTTTGGCTAAATTGGCTGGTGGCGTAGCCGTTATCCAAGTTGGTGCTGCAACTGAAACAGAAATGAAGGAGAAGAAACTCCGGATTGAAGATGCTTTAGCTGCAACTCGCGCTGCGGTTGAAGAAGGTATTGTCGCTGGTGGCGGTACAACCTTGATCGATGCAATTCAAGCACTTGATAGCTTGAAAAGCTTACTTGGAGACGAAAAAACTGGCGTAGCGATTATCCGTCGCTCGTTGGAAGAACCCCTTCGTCAAATTGCAAATAACGCTGGACAAGAAGGATCTGTTGTTGTTGAAAAAGTCAGAACAACTGCGCGCGGCGTAGGCTTCAATGCAGTTTCTGAGCAATATGAGGATATGATTACTGCAGGGATTGTTGACCCAGCAAAAGTGACTCGTTCCGCTTTACAAAATGCGGCTTCTATTGCTGCAATGCTCTTGACAACCGAATGCTTAGTCTCTGATCTCCCTTCAAAAGATAACGGTGCTGCAGCTGCCGCTATGGGTGGTATGGGCGGCATGGGTGGCATGGGCGGAATGATGTAA
- the hpt gene encoding hypoxanthine phosphoribosyltransferase has protein sequence MEDQISKILFSREELLKRIAELGEEITRDYQGKNLLVLAILKGAVPFMADLIHQIKIPLAYDFMAVSSYGASTTSSGVVRIMKDLERSVEDVHILIVEDIVDTGLTLKYLKENLTARNPESVKIVTLLDKPDRRKVDVKPDYNGFKIPDEFVVGYGLDFNEQYRNLPYIGILKPEAYQ, from the coding sequence GTGGAAGATCAAATTAGTAAAATCCTGTTTAGCCGTGAAGAACTCCTGAAACGGATTGCTGAATTAGGTGAAGAGATTACCCGTGACTATCAAGGGAAGAATCTGTTAGTTTTAGCTATTCTTAAAGGGGCTGTACCTTTTATGGCGGATTTAATCCACCAAATTAAGATCCCGTTGGCTTATGATTTCATGGCCGTTTCCAGTTATGGAGCATCAACAACATCTTCTGGCGTTGTTCGGATTATGAAAGACTTAGAGCGGAGTGTTGAAGACGTCCATATTTTAATTGTTGAAGATATTGTTGATACGGGATTAACCTTGAAATATCTTAAAGAAAATTTAACTGCCCGCAATCCTGAAAGTGTCAAAATTGTGACCTTATTAGATAAACCCGATCGGCGAAAAGTCGATGTTAAACCGGATTATAATGGGTTTAAGATTCCTGATGAATTTGTTGTCGGTTATGGCTTAGATTTTAATGAGCAGTATCGGAATCTTCCCTATATCGGTATTTTGAAGCCAGAAGCTTATCAATAA
- a CDS encoding ketopantoate reductase family protein, translating to MKIRTIGIIGLGALGTMYATYFTDKLPKGDVRVIATQSRIRKYEGTGIYSNGKRYDFNYVLPESQQQPVDLLLFCVKFNQLEQAIEDAKHQVGEHTTILSALNGISSEEIIGKTFGMEKMLYCVAQGMDAVKIGNKAIYQNMGMLSFGEKDNSSWSDKVTAVAQFFDLMNFPYEVPLNMEHRMWGKFMLNTGVNQTVAVFSTNYGAIQVEGEPRNVMIAAMKEVITLSQKIGINLGQDDLEYWLHVLETLNPLGMPSMRQDMVAKRRTEVGLFSGTTIALGKRYQVPTPVNEWLYQKVQEMETDF from the coding sequence ATGAAGATTAGAACGATTGGGATCATAGGTTTAGGTGCGTTAGGAACAATGTATGCAACGTATTTTACCGATAAATTGCCAAAAGGTGATGTTCGTGTTATTGCCACACAAAGTCGGATTCGGAAATATGAGGGAACGGGCATCTATAGTAATGGAAAACGTTATGATTTTAATTATGTTTTACCTGAAAGTCAGCAACAGCCTGTTGATTTATTGCTTTTCTGTGTAAAATTCAATCAATTAGAACAGGCGATTGAGGATGCAAAGCATCAAGTAGGAGAACATACAACTATTCTATCCGCCTTAAATGGAATATCCAGTGAAGAAATCATCGGCAAGACCTTTGGCATGGAAAAGATGCTTTATTGCGTTGCCCAGGGCATGGATGCCGTGAAGATTGGAAACAAAGCGATTTATCAAAACATGGGGATGTTGTCTTTTGGGGAGAAAGACAATTCAAGTTGGTCAGATAAAGTAACAGCTGTTGCCCAATTTTTTGATTTGATGAATTTCCCTTATGAGGTTCCCCTGAATATGGAGCATCGAATGTGGGGAAAATTTATGCTCAATACAGGAGTAAATCAGACAGTCGCTGTATTTTCAACAAATTATGGAGCAATTCAAGTTGAAGGTGAGCCTAGAAATGTAATGATCGCGGCAATGAAGGAGGTTATCACACTTTCGCAAAAGATCGGTATCAATCTAGGGCAGGATGATTTGGAGTATTGGTTACATGTCCTCGAAACATTAAATCCCTTGGGGATGCCTTCGATGCGTCAAGATATGGTAGCCAAGAGGCGGACAGAGGTAGGGCTATTTTCTGGAACAACTATCGCTTTAGGAAAACGATATCAGGTACCCACTCCTGTTAATGAATGGCTATATCAAAAGGTACAGGAGATGGAAACGGATTTTTAA
- the moaC gene encoding cyclic pyranopterin monophosphate synthase MoaC, with protein sequence MELTHFDENGRARMVDVSDKGETRRVAVARGKVEMQPETLERIRQGQIAKGDVLAVAQVAGIMGAKQTSNLIPMCHPLGITGAELNFEIVPPGTIEIEATVKVTGKTGVEMEALTAVSVAALTIYDMCKAIDKRMKIGEIRLMEKEGGKSGHFVR encoded by the coding sequence ATGGAACTCACACATTTTGATGAAAATGGCCGGGCGAGGATGGTCGATGTCAGTGACAAAGGAGAAACGAGACGCGTAGCTGTTGCACGCGGAAAAGTTGAAATGCAACCGGAAACCCTCGAGCGGATTCGTCAGGGGCAAATTGCTAAGGGAGATGTTTTAGCTGTTGCCCAAGTGGCGGGTATCATGGGGGCTAAACAGACGTCAAACTTGATACCGATGTGTCATCCTTTGGGAATTACGGGTGCAGAACTAAATTTTGAAATTGTCCCTCCGGGAACAATAGAAATCGAGGCCACGGTTAAAGTCACGGGGAAAACGGGAGTTGAAATGGAGGCCTTAACGGCCGTCAGTGTTGCTGCATTAACCATTTACGATATGTGTAAGGCAATCGACAAAAGGATGAAGATTGGCGAAATCCGCCTTATGGAAAAAGAAGGCGGAAAGAGCGGACATTTTGTACGTTAA
- the moaA gene encoding GTP 3',8-cyclase MoaA: protein MQDQFQRRIEYLRISITDRCNLRCQYCMPATGVQWIPHEDILSFEEIYRLVKLSTHLGFKRFRLTGGEPLVRKGLVDFISQVSQVPGVEDLMLTTNGILLPEMAFDLKAAGLNRVNISLDTFDPDRFREITRGGDVNKVFQGIARSLEVDLKPVKLNVVVVRDFNLHELPKFLELAQKYPIHVRFIELMPIGVSSDQRNEFVPIAEMKEILGLQGLEPEKKEFGGGPAEYVSPEGFQGNVGFISALSRHFCSTCNRMRLTADGKLRPCLHSPKEVDLRQALRNGSTDEELLQILEQAIWNKPAEHHMNEEAWQGNRVMSQIGG, encoded by the coding sequence ATGCAAGACCAATTTCAACGGCGAATTGAATATCTACGTATCTCCATCACAGATCGCTGTAATCTACGGTGTCAGTACTGCATGCCTGCTACGGGTGTTCAATGGATACCTCATGAAGATATTCTAAGTTTTGAGGAAATTTATCGCTTGGTTAAATTGAGTACGCATCTCGGTTTTAAACGTTTTCGCCTTACAGGTGGGGAACCCCTTGTGCGAAAAGGACTAGTTGATTTCATCAGTCAAGTTTCTCAAGTTCCTGGGGTCGAGGATTTAATGCTAACGACGAATGGAATACTCTTGCCGGAAATGGCCTTTGATTTGAAAGCGGCAGGCTTGAATCGTGTCAATATTAGTTTAGATACCTTTGATCCAGACCGTTTTAGGGAAATAACGCGTGGCGGAGATGTGAACAAAGTATTTCAGGGGATTGCTCGTTCCTTAGAGGTTGATTTAAAACCAGTAAAATTAAATGTTGTGGTTGTTCGCGATTTTAACCTGCATGAATTACCGAAGTTTCTTGAACTCGCTCAGAAATATCCCATCCATGTTCGCTTTATCGAGCTTATGCCGATTGGGGTCAGTTCTGATCAACGCAACGAATTCGTCCCGATTGCTGAAATGAAGGAAATTCTGGGGTTACAAGGATTGGAACCTGAGAAGAAAGAGTTTGGTGGTGGACCGGCTGAGTATGTATCACCAGAGGGCTTTCAGGGAAACGTTGGATTTATTAGTGCGTTAAGCCGGCATTTTTGTAGCACCTGTAACCGTATGCGCTTGACGGCTGACGGAAAATTACGGCCCTGCTTGCATAGTCCGAAAGAAGTTGATTTACGTCAAGCCTTGCGAAATGGAAGTACTGATGAAGAACTTTTACAGATATTAGAACAAGCCATCTGGAATAAACCAGCGGAACACCATATGAATGAGGAAGCATGGCAAGGGAATCGCGTGATGTCACAGATCGGAGGATAA
- the groES gene encoding co-chaperone GroES, with the protein MNIKPLGDRVVIKALPLEEKTKSGIIMPDTAKEKPMEGEIVAVGPGKMEKGERVALDVKVGDRVIYSKYAGTEVKYDGEEYLILKESDILAIVG; encoded by the coding sequence ATGAACATCAAACCTTTGGGCGATCGCGTCGTTATTAAAGCACTTCCATTAGAGGAAAAAACAAAAAGCGGAATCATCATGCCGGATACGGCTAAAGAAAAGCCAATGGAAGGTGAAATTGTAGCAGTTGGACCTGGAAAAATGGAAAAAGGTGAGCGTGTTGCTCTCGATGTTAAAGTCGGAGACCGCGTGATTTATTCCAAATATGCGGGTACCGAAGTTAAATATGATGGCGAAGAATATCTAATCCTGAAAGAGAGCGATATTTTAGCAATTGTAGGCTAA
- a CDS encoding MogA/MoaB family molybdenum cofactor biosynthesis protein: protein MFRVGVITASDKGSRGEREDLSGALLKELVKEIEGEVVAYVVLPDEQQQLAQKMREWADELSLDLILTTGGTGFSLRDVTPEATKDVADRMVPGIAEVMRYESYKITPKAMLSRAVAALRKRTLIVNMPGSPKAVKECWQAIAPALPHGIQILKGEASECATPINS, encoded by the coding sequence ATGTTCAGAGTCGGTGTAATCACGGCTAGCGATAAGGGCTCTCGAGGAGAAAGAGAAGACCTCTCAGGTGCGCTCTTAAAGGAATTAGTCAAGGAGATTGAGGGAGAAGTCGTGGCATATGTCGTTCTCCCAGATGAGCAACAACAATTAGCTCAAAAGATGCGGGAATGGGCTGATGAGCTGAGTTTAGATCTGATCTTAACCACCGGTGGAACGGGTTTTTCTTTGCGAGATGTAACACCAGAGGCGACCAAGGATGTCGCAGACCGCATGGTTCCTGGAATTGCGGAAGTAATGCGCTATGAAAGTTATAAGATTACGCCTAAAGCCATGCTCAGTCGAGCGGTTGCGGCTTTGCGAAAACGCACCCTCATTGTGAATATGCCAGGTTCTCCGAAAGCGGTTAAAGAATGTTGGCAGGCTATCGCGCCCGCTTTACCCCATGGAATTCAAATTCTCAAAGGGGAAGCCAGTGAGTGTGCTACGCCCATAAACTCCTAA